A segment of the Leptidea sinapis chromosome 21, ilLepSina1.1, whole genome shotgun sequence genome:
TGCTTTTGCAGTCAATGGCCTGCTATCGTAATAACGATCGTTTAAAATTCACGGATTAAACGTTGtaaagcaataatatttatagattatctgtgaaattaaaaattaattcatatCAATATATTACGCAAAATATCTACATCGCGTTTGTTAATCTTATCGCATTAACTTGTAAATATTGTAGTATATATGAACTAAttgtgatattaatatattgttgacgcctttattagttttgttttacttttttggGTCATATATACttcattttgtaatttatgggtaaaatattttttggattaAGCACATAGCCTCATTTTGATGGAGCGCTCGCATACAGTGTGGGACATCAATTTACGAGTTGGATCATTAAagactaaataataaatatattattaattatatagagACAACTCTATATTAGTTTAGTGATCCAACTcgtaaaaaaaaggttaaaGGAATAACCTTTAATAGCTTTTTTAGTAttggttataaaaatatttgtttagttaGATACTATCCCATAACATAAAACCTATCTCATATCAGCATATTTTGCCTGCCATCCAACGAcctttcaaaataaaatgtttatcaaaattaaacctaaaacttttataatgtttatttctttatgtagTTTAATAGACTAATTACCTTAAGGTACATAAATAGAGTTTCATATCTTTATAACTAAATTCCtttagtaaattataataattcaaagACTTGTGAAACTTTTAGAGGCTCAGTAACAtacttttaatattcaaatacgACTCAATACGTAATCGAAAAATtcatttcaattcattgttctgtcccaataataaaataagacttagatagagcctcttgcttctacacaaccgatgaaaacaggccaggtttattactttagtgtgcgtgacacgctacgtcttacactagcgataAGTGAGTCAcattgtattagtgtgcgtgtattgctcaaaatacaggttaaacgtcaacctcaatttttttcgatgctATCACAGCTTTCACAGTCTGATTTTCTCTATAATACGTTTTACAAaagattacaataataatattatgtggcgCACAAAactattctttatatttttaatttggataaaatctaattttaaagaCAAAAATTGAAAGTATTAAACTGCATCTACGTTCTTCTCATATCAATAGTTAATAATGTTGTCcagaatttgaattgaataggTATTATTTCAGtttaatatattagatttttattaagataCAATATTGGTGTTATTGGTGTATTCAGTTACCAACAATCTTATCGACATGTTCATATTGTTTCAATTTGCATTTGATAACAAAGAACCGTGTACCTATTACTATTATGTTATTCTTATTATCTTGTTTTCCATAATCTCACTCTTATCGATCTAAATAAGAACCATCACACTATTATTTCCGGATTTTCAGGCGTATAGCTGCTTTAATTTTGTGGTTTTCTTTCACAGATTCACAAGCAATTGCTTTACAGTAATTACTGTAAATATTAAATGTGTTTTCATTTAGAAATAGTAGTCTGTAGATGCATCAGAATCAATTTTAAAAACGAATTACGAATATATGACTTTCATTACTGTGCCCACTGTACCTTCAGCAGTGTGTCCGGATATTTGATGCATAAAAACGTCGGCAACACTCTTGCGATAGCGTATGACATATGCTCGTTTGCCTTATAACAAGGCAAGATTTCTTGATTAGCTGACATAGGTTCCTGTTGTTTGACAAGAGCACCCGTTACCTATTCAGGGCTAAGGTATCTAAGTCCAAATTCCGTGATGTCCTTGTATGGCACCCTAATAACGAGACGTTGTATAGCATAACAAGTTCAACATCTGTTTCTGAATCAACTTAAGGGCATATGAGTAACTAGATACAGAGATAAAGCGTCATACAACCACTCGAAATGGTTGCACTACTACAATGATCCGGCGCATGTGTTAGTGTCCACTGGCCGTTAGTTGCGTACGCGGCGAGAACTGGAAATAACAGGTTGCCGATCGCACAGAGAGTTTACAATCTCAAGGTTAGCGCGAGACATTTAGAGATACAgagtattgttttattaattgcaatattcaatatttactaaacataaaaagtgatattaaacttattattaactagctgatacccgcaacttcgtccgcgtgcacacatgactaagcacgtagtatataaaaaatctttgtttcttaaaactttattaattttatattattatgtttgtgtGGAAAAGAGTCATAGGACAGTAGCAAGTATGAAGATGGTTATCATCCATTTAATATCTCAATTCGATTCGATAATTCAAAAATCTTCGAAGGGCTTTGTGGCTGGGTCATGGGGCGGGTCATTCTGGTCCATGTGCGTGAAATGTTGCTTATTTGTGTGACTTGTCAATCCTGTCATAGCGAACTTTACTTTTATTGCTATTAAAAagcgtatttattattaattcaaatgttgAAATAACGTACCTATTTGGATGGACCACGTATTGGGTACAATAGCACTCAACAGCTTTTTTGGATATAAGTACTAAGAACATTTAACTACTCTTGTTTTAACTGAATCAATTTATTCGAAACGTTTGAGTTCTGTCTGTCAAGATCATTTATCTAGTGAACACGTGGAGGTATCCTGTTGAaattgaagctgtgaaaaaatcaaCCTTTTACATTAACCTAAAAAAGATACATCTAGAAAAGTTATAGTGCAATATACGTTTGACGCAGAAACGTATATTTCTGCATTCTCAAGAGATACATAAATCAGTCccaatcttattatttattcatgcaaaataataaatctatttagTAGTTTATATATTTGTGTAGAATAAATAGGCTTTCAGGATAAATAATatagttcaataaaaaaaaacatttaaaaaattgtttctcaaAAGTTTTTGTTGGAAAGCCATAACTTccttaattatttatcaaattagttGGTTCAAACACCAATATGAAGTTTTCCGCTATTGACGAAAAATTTACATATCTTTGTGTCTATTAAAAAGATGCGTTATTATAGCTCTAATTGATTTTAAAGGTATCGCTTATTATCTCTTTTCAAGTTAAGACATGACtgtcacgatatatgattggcCCATTGCCattgtaatttattacaattataatggCAACAGGtcgtgcatattttattattttatttattctttagtagtaataatattatatctattttcttTATAAGATATTGTACACTCATACAGTAGATATATGAGTGTAATagtttttatctacacccatgctttaaatcctctattaaagattctaaaacagttagcttattgtcaacattaaaaaagccagtccttaacattacattatccaaacgagtgttgtaatgttgtacagAATTTCGTTACAACATTAAGTTAACAGTAcctaagctaactgtttcagaatcttttatagaggattcatatcatggctgtagataaagtcttgtatgcaactattgataatttaaggtattaaaacacttatatgatactattatcacatttataatataaacccacattcgtgttttaataccccttattacacaacagttgcataaataactataacagctGGTATATTTTGTAAGGAGCTGATGTCTGAAATAgatttacatatatttacatttttgggtttaaaactaaataattaagtTAGTATAAGTTCAGTctaaaagaataatttaagttaagtcTTCAATACCTTTTTTGGCGATGTatacatcatcagccggaacacgtccactgctggacacaggcctcccccaaagatttccacgacgatcggtcctcatccaacgtattccggtgatcttgaccagatcgttggtccatcttttggggggcctaccaacactgcgtcttccggttcgtggtcgccattcgaggactttactgccccaacggccatctgtccgtcgaacacGTCGAAGTATACGCTTTTacataatcacaaaaaatgtacagagcaaatgtgttacgaagttATTAAGCAAACTTTTTTGTGGAAAAggttattaaaatgataattatacCACAGGTTTCGAATGTAACCACCGCCCTcaagctatttaaataatattttttataacgaattttattttaaagaaaagtTTCTTGTGCATTCTTCGAGGCTTACATTGTCGAATagttagtttttgacgttcataagTGATCTTAAATCCTATACTTTGtataacaataattgaaattagtGGAAATTGAAGAAGGTAtggctgagattttcacagggttgtaagattaagtttagtatgtatcgatgtacctatttattatgtcTAACCTAAATGACCTGTCGCTCTCACTCTTTGCCTCAGGCGAAAATGATGTCCGTCAcacacaattgatttaatatgaataacgCTAAGCTGGGCTATGTTTTTAGATGTTattccttaagaatcgatttttaGATAAGGCGCagggtatgagaaaaatatagaGGGtaaaaacctactcatcaaatggcatagtaacgtttttgatgcgcatcatttctcgcacacctttcacgttcttgtatttcgaagctatattatattatcaaaattgatttattatttattatatattatactttcacAAAGTTAAGTAAAAATTCTATAAAGAAATCTGATAAGCTCGTGAGTAttaagtaagttacaattcatacatttcattacatgtattcaatatagttcatacaaatttatgtgattatcacataattaaatgtttaatttaatatggagagtatatatagcgcatttcacgccaaatagacaattcttaacctaacctattattttatttttttaatagttatctataatttttttaaagttattatgatttattttctattaactatttttgtagtttcagttatgataattaatgtttcgatattataattataatgatgtaatcatGTTAGATCtagttaaatgtaaaatatttgatatatattatttcgCCGAATAGTCGTAAAAACTATTCGGCGAAATAGAATAGATTTCTACgttgtaaaaaatgtaaatgaaataaaaatatatatatattctttaagaattttcattaatgcGTTTATATTTACCTTTACATATGATGtcgatattatttaattaatacgcttttattagcttctgctgtatgtctgcttgtaaccgactccattggacttgattttgtttagtacctgttcaaagacaatcgttcttgaggagtaaactacagtcgtgcgtcggagctgacacacacaaaGTGTTTAAGATAGTGACCGGGAGAAATCGTGATCATCAAATCGTGCATACTGCTTCCGGTCGCAGTCTTGGAAATGGATCTTACTTATATTCTGCATGTTTACAGCCTAAGAGATTTTAGTCTatttataatttctaatattgaataattattaaaagttaagagtattatttaacaataataaacacCCAGTTTCATCCagtcaattttaatttcatttccaGGTGTCTAAGGAAACAGCGTTAGTGCAAATTTTGAGTATTCGGATACGTTGTGAGGCTCTAGGGCGAGTaatgtcgaagagcggtgatacataTTGGTTATATGGGTTTTTTTTGGTGGACTCTGAGTGTGACTATCAAAAACTCATCTTTTTGTCTAGTTCATATAGTTCACTGTTTGCTATCAACAATTGACAGTAATTGTAATAAGTTTTTCAATCACTAATTGTCGAGAGTTAAAAGTCtcggttaccaggtcataaaattaaaaaaaaatactttctgaGTTGTTACTTTTGAGTTCTGACTGCTAACTACCTGACAGATTTGGTATCTGAATTCTGATTTCTGACGTATGTTcttatctatttttaaattttataatttagtttatgtaaattgtaatttattatgtttgacTCATACATTTATTAACTGGATGAGGAAATTATTAAACGATATTATGTTCCGTGTTGCATAATTTTcctataaacatatttaaatcgCACATAGTGAGATTTTTATATCAGTAGCAGTTTAAGATAGATACTGCGAAATGCGAATTTATATTAGTAAGtcagaaatttaaacaaaacattccactataatattataattagctATCATACAGATCGttcttgtattttaatttctaaGTTCGGTGAAAGAGTTagctaatattatttaagtactgGTCATTTTggaactattattttattttgttaactgAATACAAACTATTAATACGATAATGGCTGACGAACCAAAACCTGTGAATGAAGAAGACTTGAAGCAGCTCAAAGAAAGAATGAAACTCATAGCTGATGCTGACCCTACACAATACCATAATGATTTCTCTCTGAAGCGATACTTAAGGGCTTTTAAAACTGTGGATGATTCCTTtcaggtaaatataatattaatcagtTAATTTAAGTAACATGCCTTGTCTTTTAAATACCATCtgtaaaactattaaaatataaattatttaaataaactacttttaaagcattaaaaccTGTGTAAATGTAACtgttttttattagaattttgcttaaaagttaaatttttattattattttagattctAGAGATCTGGAAATGTCTTGAAATTCTGGgtcaacaaaaataataataaaaatgttacaaaaacACATGTTTTAAACCTTTcaaagtgtttaatttaaatgtgtaacacttgcattaatcaaagaaaatacaatataaagaaTATGAAGAACTCTGTTCTTAATAAAGTACCAGAGggagacttctttgcacagaattccTTCTAAGTGGGTTTCACAGCTCTGCCTTTTGtgtgtgcaagcattattttttggtttGAAGTGTCacatagctaatgaaattagtAGACCAATGTGACATCACTTGTGACTATTTTTCAAACTGAAGAGTGCCATAATTTGagatgccactcaggattttgcATTTATCATGAATCTTgagcgcactgcattgtaatgattAGCTTTTgtcacttaacatcagttgaACATGTTGCTTGTCTCAtcacttttacataaaaactttccCTATATATCATATATGCCACCAAACTATGGACGGGCTATCAACTGTTTTGCTCAAATTGTGGAAGTTGAGGCAGTGAAaaggctattatttattaaatgttatcCACAGGTTTGCAATTGAGATCATATCTTTATTTTgatctgtatttatttttgagcATCAACCTCAAACatagtatatataaaataaataatgtataattttgtCATTAGAAGATCACTTCTTAAatacaaattgaaagaataagcTTAGCTTTTCAATTTTCAGgctattttgaaaacaaataagtGGAGATCAGATTATGGTGTTGATAAACTTCATGAAAAATCTGaacttattgaaaaatataaagcGAAAGCAAGAGTGTTGAGACACAGAGACATGATTGGGCGGCCAATAATTTACATTCCAGCTCGGAATCATAGTTCCAGTGATAGAGATATAGATGAGCTGACTCAATTCATTGTATACTGCCTGGTAATTATTGCTGTTTTTAGCTTAACCTATTTCCAAGAATACATCATAATTCAGAATTCGATTTAGATCTTGtactataaaatgttttttaatcaatttacttatttttgttGTTAGTTGTTCTTTGTATGGTTTAGGCCTATCTCAGATAACACACTCTTTGTGCTCTGCGGCAAACTAAAAGTCTGCATTGAGCGCAAAATGTCTTTGGCAAATATTACACGGACTCAATGCACATGACATACACTTTCGGTCATTTTGTCGGCAGAACTGTAGGGATGTACATGCAATTCAAGTACAGAGAGAGGTGTATTATTTcatacttgagatataaaaaataagaagaaataGAGAGTTAATACTATTCTTTCATAACAATTATTAAAGGGACTGTTTCATAATAAACATTCAGTTCTAAaactatatccaaataaatttgctCACTTCGTCccacaattttctttttaagtttctgTCATGATGCCAAATATGTATCATATGTGCTGGTCTGTTTTGTATTTCTTGAATCAACATCGATACATCAATGTCTAGCAATACACGGAAACCACTAGCAAGTGCAGACTACAGACTAAAGTGAGTGTCGTCTGCGTTAGCGAGTGTTAAcgcgaatgttatatttttttggcaCACTTTTTGGACGCGCGCGGTGTCGCGTTGTTTCTCAGATCTACGAGGATATTTTGTGTCAGACTGTTTAACAGACTTCGTATGCGGTACTCTAtataattctatgttttattatatggtATAATATAGTGCTAGATGATTAATTGATGATAAGGCATATTGATACAAAGAGTGGATAGAGACATGAACAGATATGTGTTATTTAAATAACCTTTCAGGAAGATGCAAGTAAGAGGTGCTTTGAAGAAGTTGTAGACAACTTGTGTATTGTGTTTGACTTGGAAAATTTCACTTTGTCATGCATGGACTATCAAGTGCTCAAGAATCTTATCTGGTTGCTGAGCAGGCACTATCCAGAGAGACTGGGAATATGTCTTGTGATCAATGCTCCCTATTTTTTTTCTGGATGCTGGGCAGTTATAAAAGGATGGTaagtttaatgtattttaattattttatttttattgtctcTGATTGCTAAAAAGAATAAGTATATGACGAGGATAGAACCTCTGTATTgcttttaaaaggtgtgacgtcattactttTGACATCACAATAATTGCTATCTTGCtaaagatcactcattggttcttctaaagaaaactacacgagtaggtattactttcgtttattcaacgggcagcgttacgacatCCCAGAGAGATCCGTatcgtacgacagcccgagcacgactgactcaagtgtcgaccgtgcggctgtatttataggactcggtgcacgtgcacgtgttttcaattcgtgttgtttTTTTACAATCATTTCACGTCACAATGTAATTTATGAACTAATTTGAACTAAAATTATtcacgtttttataataggtgtgttgtagtatttgcgccgatatatatattatttttgttattacttattttatgttttaattggatctcataTGTTTGTCAGCAAATCAATCAAAGAGCCTTCCTGAGATGACCTCATGTTTCCGAAGATTTAAATTTGCTACGTAACATATGTGgaggatatttttttatttctaaaagtCTTTCTTAactagaaagaaagaaaatacagcggttgtattaattaatttaagaatagaaaaatgattaaaacttatataaataaaataaacgtaatattttaatttcaggcTTGATGAACACACAGCAAAGAAAGTGACGTTTGTGAACTCTGAAATGGATTTATGTCAATATCTGATACCAGATATCTTGCCAACTGATATGTAAATAGATTCGATACATGTAAATACGAACATGAGGGTACTTTTAGATAACTGACACTAAACTAATCTAAGAATTTAGCGAATTTTAAACTTAGCTAGTCATTTATAAGAGTACTTCCTAATGCCTCTAAGGTCGCACCTAATACACTAAGTCATACAGAAACACCTACTTTAGTAAATAAGAAACTGTCAGCTTAAAGCAACTCCTCTTCAATTATAAGTTATCAATGACTGTTTCCTTGATTGAATGTAGTCTTCAACTTTCTGAAGACGTCACACACGGTTTTTACTTTATAATACAACAGCGAGAATacgaaaacttctttagcatcgttgtgatttgaaagtggatgaaacgaaaaagcgcgacagtaaaaagagacagatacataaatttataagattgaacgtgggagaaaatgagataggcagcattatagtgttttagtaccaggcgatcataattgtcttatgtatgacgcgaagGTATacccttaatatattctgacgtcatacGCACAACGTATTACTACAAAGACACCAgtagaacataaatatggtagtggtgatagtaacgtgtcatagcggttgaaattatgtgtcatcctaacaacatgtaccaggacttcaaaTGCAGTTTAGAGGTGCAGGTTTTACTTCTGACATATGTACTTTGTA
Coding sequences within it:
- the LOC126970668 gene encoding uncharacterized protein LOC126970668 is translated as MADEPKPVNEEDLKQLKERMKLIADADPTQYHNDFSLKRYLRAFKTVDDSFQAILKTNKWRSDYGVDKLHEKSELIEKYKAKARVLRHRDMIGRPIIYIPARNHSSSDRDIDELTQFIVYCLEDASKRCFEEVVDNLCIVFDLENFTLSCMDYQVLKNLIWLLSRHYPERLGICLVINAPYFFSGCWAVIKGWLDEHTAKKVTFVNSEMDLCQYLIPDILPTDM